In the Magnolia sinica isolate HGM2019 chromosome 15, MsV1, whole genome shotgun sequence genome, one interval contains:
- the LOC131227898 gene encoding protein NCA1 has translation MSSVCPFAKATETGALCPVKSEEYSDTHQAGNTDNDKEDKNSVAISPKCPFGYDSHDKVKKEGDSVTVSPKCPFGFDSRDNNKKGEGDSVALSPKCPFGYDTQTFKLGPLSCVICHALLFESSKCMPCSHKFCKACISRFNDCPLCGADIEKIEPDVDLQEVVDRFIEGHARIKRSQVNSDSNETGGEHKNVVYEDVSLERGAFLVQHAVRAFHAQNIESAKSRLSLCVEDIREQLERMGNTSELCSQLGAVLGMLGDCCRVMGNAGSAITYYEESVEFLSKLSVKDLEVAHTLSVSLNKIGDLKYYDGDLQAARSYYSQSLDVRRNAAKDHSDVPSQIVDVAVSLAKVADVDRSLGSEHTAADGFQEAIKCLESLTLNSNETALEQRRLSVLEFLQNQLAEHQDSAPISSV, from the exons ATGAGTTCTGTTTGTCCATTTGCTAAAGCAACAGAGACTGGTGCTCTCTGTCCTGTGAAGTCTGAGGAGTACAGTGATACACATCAGGCAGGGAACACTGACAATGATAAGGAGGACAAGAACTCCGTGGCCATATCTCCAAAGTGCCCATTTGGATACGATTCTCATGACAAGGTTAAAAAGGAGGGTGATTCTGTCACAGTATCTCCAAAGTGCCCATTTGGTTTTGATTCTCGTGACAACAATAAAAAGGGGGAGGGTGATTCTGTTGCACTATCTCCCAAGTGCCCATTTGGATATGATACTCAAACGTTCAAGTTGGGCCCACTCAGTTGTGTGATTTGCCATGCTCTTCTCTTTGAGAGTAGCAAATGCATGCCTTGTTCCCATAAGTTTTGCAA AGCATGTATTTCACGCTTTAATGACTGCCCACTGTGTGGAGCTGACATAGAGAAGATTGAGCCTGATGTGGATCTTCAGGAAGTTGTTGATCGCTTCATTGAGGGTCATGCTAGAATTAAGAGGTCACAGGTCAATTCAGATTCAAATGAAACGGGAGGTGAACATAAAAATGTGGTATACGAGGATGTCTCTTTGGAGAGGGGCGCTTTCCTGGTGCAACATGCTGTGAGG GCATTCCATGCACAGAATATTGAAAGCGCCAAATCACGGCTTAGTCTCTGTGTAGAAGATATAAGAGAGCAATTAGAAAGAATGGGTAACACCTCAGAGTTATGCTCACAACTTGGGGCTGTCCTTGGAATGCTTGGTGACTGCTG TCGAGTGATGGGCAATGCTGGTTCTGCAATTACTTACTATGAAGAGAGTGTTGAGTTCCTTTCGAAATTATCTGTAAAAGATCTGGAG GTGGCGCACACACTATCTGTGTCTCTTAATAAAATTGGAGATCTTAAATACTATGATGGAGACCTGCAAGCTGCAAGATCTTATTATTCTCAATCTTTGGATGTACGCCGTAATGCTGCTAAAGATCATTCGGATGTCCCTTCCCAG ATTGTAGATGTGGCAGTATCTTTGGCCAAAGTTGCTGATGTGGACAGGAGCCTGGGCAGTGAGCACACGGCAGCTGATGGGTTCCAAGAAGCCATAAAATGTTTAGAGTCCTTGACATTGAATTCTAACGAGACTGCTCTAGAGCAGCGG CGCCTTTCAGTGCTCGAATTCCTCCAGAATCAACTTGCAGAACATCAGGATTCAGCACCCATTTCTTCTGTGTGA